One Terriglobia bacterium DNA segment encodes these proteins:
- a CDS encoding PQQ-dependent sugar dehydrogenase, whose translation MKRWMVLAAIVISASALARQQQPVPRPDISVPPLGAGPFVFDTAEQHKIHVVVVAKDLSHPWGMVFLPDGAMLISERAGRLRILRNGVLDPKPVPGAPEVRAQGLAGLMDIALHPRFAENKWLYFTYHKANPNPAPNAPANSPGVITLARGRWAGDKVEDLTDLFSSIPDNNASRIAFGKDGMLYMSVGIADPPNAARAQDPNDLAGKVLRLKDDGTIPPDNPFVGKAGYRPEIFTMGHRNPMGLILHPQTGAIWENEDGPNGGDEVNILQPGRNYGWPVVSDGRAYAGPRVTEKPWQEGMELPLVFWVPSIAISGMAVYTGDRFPNWKGNAFVGSMRQGEIPGTGHLERIVFNDKTQELRREPMLVELRQRIRDVRQGPDDLLYLLTEENQAALLRIEPEN comes from the coding sequence ATGAAACGTTGGATGGTATTGGCGGCAATCGTCATTTCGGCGAGCGCCCTGGCCCGGCAACAGCAGCCCGTTCCGCGCCCCGACATTTCGGTGCCGCCGCTGGGCGCGGGACCGTTCGTTTTCGACACGGCCGAGCAGCATAAGATCCACGTTGTTGTGGTGGCGAAAGACCTCTCACATCCGTGGGGGATGGTCTTCCTGCCGGATGGCGCCATGCTGATCAGCGAGCGGGCCGGCCGGCTGCGCATCTTGCGCAATGGCGTTCTCGATCCCAAGCCGGTTCCCGGTGCGCCCGAGGTCCGGGCGCAGGGATTGGCGGGTCTCATGGATATCGCGCTGCATCCGCGTTTCGCCGAAAACAAATGGCTCTACTTCACGTATCACAAAGCGAACCCGAATCCTGCGCCGAATGCGCCCGCAAACAGTCCCGGTGTGATCACGCTGGCACGCGGCCGGTGGGCGGGCGACAAGGTCGAGGATCTGACGGACCTCTTCTCGTCGATTCCGGATAACAATGCATCCCGGATCGCCTTCGGAAAAGACGGAATGCTCTACATGTCGGTCGGAATCGCCGATCCGCCAAACGCGGCGCGCGCCCAGGACCCGAACGACCTCGCTGGCAAGGTTCTGCGCCTGAAGGATGACGGGACCATTCCGCCCGACAATCCCTTCGTGGGCAAAGCCGGCTACAGACCGGAAATCTTCACGATGGGCCATCGCAACCCGATGGGGTTGATCCTTCATCCGCAAACCGGAGCCATCTGGGAGAACGAGGACGGACCTAACGGCGGCGACGAAGTTAACATTCTTCAACCGGGCAGGAACTATGGCTGGCCAGTGGTCAGCGACGGCAGAGCCTATGCAGGTCCGCGCGTTACCGAAAAGCCGTGGCAGGAAGGCATGGAATTGCCGCTCGTGTTCTGGGTGCCTTCGATTGCGATTTCCGGAATGGCGGTTTACACCGGCGACCGGTTTCCCAACTGGAAAGGCAATGCGTTCGTCGGCTCGATGCGGCAAGGCGAAATTCCAGGCACCGGACACCTGGAGCGCATCGTCTTCAATGACAAAACTCAGGAACTTCGCCGCGAGCCCATGCTCGTCGAACTCCGGCAGCGAATTCGCGACGTGAGGCAAGGCCCAGACGATCTTCTATACCTCCTCACCGAAGAGAATCAGGCCGCGCTACTGAGGATCGAACCGGAAAATTAG